Within the Arachis duranensis cultivar V14167 chromosome 10, aradu.V14167.gnm2.J7QH, whole genome shotgun sequence genome, the region gcttgtttgtgagtgcctATTTGGGATACTTGAAGCACTAcacttttgatattgagattgatcaccttgatatcgattgtttggtgtaaaCAGAAACCTTAATGGCCACTTGTGGGCGAGGTCAAAGACGTACTTGGGAAATTAGGAATGAGCAACCAACTGACAATCATGCCAAATTCATGGCGGCAATGGCAAATCTCGCTAATACCATGGAAGCTAATGCTGCTGCGACTCTGCAAGCTATGCAGAGATTGGGCCAACCGGCCGGAAATGAAAATGGCAATGAGAATGGCGAAGGGAATGCCAATGATAATGCTGAGGGTAACGGCGATAACacaggaggagtttcaatgacctTGGCAACGTTCCTCAAGGTTCATCCGCCAACATTTCAAGGATCAACTAATCCTACTGAAGCGGACCACTTGTTCTAGGCCATGGAGCATGCTTTACAGGAGCAACATGTTCCACACAATCAGTATGTAGAGTTTGCCGCTTATCAGCTAGCGGGAGAGGCCCAGCCCTGGTGGCAAGCTGAGTGTCGTTTGCTATAGGTTCAGAACGCCGACATTCCATAGGAGGTGTTCCAGACGGCTTTCTATAAGAAATACTTCCCTGAGTCTGTAAGGGAAGCAAAGGAGATGGAACTAATGTAGCTGAAGCAAGGTTCCCTATCTGTGGCAGACTACACCAACAAGTTTAAGGAGCTCTgtaggttttctagggtgtgTCAAGGTGCCCCCGGAGACTTACGAAAGCTGGAAGTGCATTAAGTACTAGAGGGGTTTAAAGGATAGCATTATGACTGTTGTGGCTCCTTTGGAGATCCGTGTCTTCTCTGACTTAGTGAACAAGGCTAGAGTAGTGGAAGAGTATGCCAAAACTGTGGCGGCATCCAAGGACACTCATGGAGGGAGCTCTAGTCGGGGGCGTGGCAAGTATTTTCACCCGAGAGGACAAAGCTTCAAGAGAGGAGGATATGCGTCTCAAGGCCAAGGGGGCTTCAGAAAGAGCAATCAGAATCAATTTCAGTATGCTAAGGGAAGTGGAAATCAGAGTAAGAGTTCTCCGAATTTAGTTTGTGATCGTTGTGGATGTTTTTACCCTTATGACTCATGAAAGATTGGTTTAGGTGGTTGTTTCAATTGTGGGTTGCCTGGCCACATTGCGAGGGATTACACTCGTGGGAGGAATCAGAATGCAGGCCAGAGTCAGCATCAAGGTCGAGTCTTTGCTATGAATGCCAAGGATGCTTCCAAGGCGGATCCATTGATGAGAGGTATATGTCTAATTGGTGATAAATCCTTAGTTGCATTATATGATACTGGAGCTTCGCATTCATTTATTTCATTTGCTAAAGTTGAGGAATTAGGCTTGAAAGTGTCAGAGTTACCTTTTGATCTGCATGTACATACTCCGCATCAAACAGTTATGACTAGGTCAGGTTGTAGACAAGTAGGTTTCAAGCTTGAGGGTAGAGGCTTTGTGCACGAAATGATTTTGGGGTTTGATTGGTTGTCAAAGAATCGGGTTTTGTTGGATTGCTTTGAATGGACTATTCGGTTTATGTTGGAAGGAGAGAATGGAGCAGTGGTAGCTACGGGGTATTACCTGAACTCTGTAATGGTGCATTGTAGTGGGGAGGAGTGTTAGGGTTATATTCTATTGGCTGCTAATACGTTGGGTGATGCCCAAAACTTAGATCAGATTTCGGTGGTTAGAGATTTTCCAGAAGTATTCCCGGAAGATATCCCTGAGTTCCCACCTCAAAGGGAAATTGAATTTTCAATTGAATTAGTGCCGAGAGCTGGACCAGTGTCGATTGCGCCTTATAGAATGGCTATGATAGAGCTGGCAGAATTAAAGACTCAGTTGGAAGAGCTTCTGAACAAGAGGTTCATTCGACCGAGTGTATCACTGTGGGAGCGCCAATTTTATTGGTAAAGAAAAAGGATGGAGGAATGTGTTTGTGTGTGGATTACCAACAGTTAAATAAAGTGACAGTGAAAAACAAGTACCCGCTGCCAAGGATAGATGACTTGATGGATCAATTGCAAGGAGCTAGAGTGTTTTCTAAGATTGATTTGAGATCCGGTTACCATCAGATAAGGGTGAAGGAGGATGATATCCTTAAGACTGCGTTTAGGACACGCTATGGACACTACGAATTTGCGGTAATGTCCTTTGGGTTAACGAATGCACCTGCTgttttcatggattacatgaacagaGTCTTTCGTCCCTTTTTGGACAAATTCGTGGTAGTTTTCATAGATGACATCTTGGTTTACTCTAAGACAGTAAAGGAGCATGAGGAACACTTGAGGATTGTGCTGCAAATCTTAAAGGAATGGAAGTTATATGCTAAATTGTAAAAGTGCGAGTTCTGGAAGGAGAAAGTAAAGTTCTTAGGCCACGTGGTGAGTAAAGAAGGAATAGCTGTAGATCCTTCTAAGGTAGAAGCGGTGATGGAATGGGAAAGATCGACGACGATAATGGAagtcagaagctttttgggttTAGCCGGATATTATAGGAGGTTTATCAAAGGATTTTCCCGGATCGCATTACCGATGACAAAATTGACAAGGAAAGAAGTGCCATTCGTGTGGACATCGGAGTGCGAAGAGATTTTTCAGACTTTGAACCAGAGTATCctgctcgcatcccttcggatctaTAGAGCATGCAGGCGCCGATACCTGGACAGTGATCtgagcactatatctcgggggttcccatatAAGAAATACGAAGGGCGAtgtctccatggagatgtgttgggttggcagttgaaccgacaatgtgatatcacagccagtagggcaggcattcatcatatgcattttctatctgtttgtatgctttgattacttgtaatggcttgcctaattgaataacatgCCTAATTGCTATCTAAACTATTTGCCTTATATGCctatacttgtgttttacttgcattgtatattatctgtgttttctactgggattgggGAGGTTCAGAAGGTGGTGGCGATAGGATCACATGGAGGATAGGTTAGTGAAGGCTGTGTGAGAGCGGTGTTTGGTTAGAGTAGAAATCCCTAAGATAGATTACCCGGTTTATTTAAGTCAATGTTGGTATATTATGCTTATCTGTTTTAGGATGCTTAagtttgaaatcttgtgatggatatggagtttATGATTACCTTTGGCATCCCGgtgtcttatatcctacatcactgggcactgttaccatactgagaacctccggttctcataccatatttttgttgtgtttttcagatgccggtcgcaacccacctcagtGAGTTACTTTGGATGGTGACAAAAACGGAGGATCTTGGATTCTTTTGGAGtcttttggtttattttgtttatgcATCTctccttttgtattttgttttgcctAGAGGCATATATTTGAAggacaaaacttgtataagctatttGCACTGTATGGTTCTGTTTACCTGtatatggctagccggcttaaactccgcgagtcGTGACTAGTTTCCTATGATATTATATACTTATCTCTtgttatatcttatctttttcttgtgCCTTAAGCTAGTAGCTTCGTTAGTACGTTTTGCGCTTTTAAAATcctgtttttgagctatatccttcatcgggattctagattatactattctttacatatatattatgtatgagcttagaactATCGTAATCTCTGATTgacctttgctttacgacgcgaggtaaggtttaggctaattagggtgttataCCTAGAACCTTAAGCTTGAACAGATTTTGTAGTGTCTGTTGAGTATGTGTTATGGCAACATCAAGCTAACTTGCCACTATTATGTCGTCAGCATAAACTAGAACCATAACAAGGCTATCACCAATGCCTTTGTGAAACAAAGAATAATATGATTTTGACTGAATAAAACCTGCACCAGGCAAGGTAGAGAAAAGCATAGTGAATTAGTCTAGCTCATGGTCAAATTCGATACTGCTGATTTTGGGCCAAGAAAAAAGGGTTTTTAGATGCGTTGGGCTTAGTGGGTTTCGACTGTTTGAGGTAGGAGTttcgtttttaaaattaaaggttTTGATTTAAGAATGCCTATAAGATGTATTGAATAATTGCAAATAATTCATGATTGTATGGACTGATTGAATGATGAGTTTGAATTGGATTTGTGACTATGAAAatgattgaatttgatgaatatgtgTTTGATTTCCTGATTGTTTGAGAATGCtgaaaattcttatttttagttggttgtgatgagaattgttggATTTGCGGCTGTGAATACGTTATGTTTATactttggttaaataatgtatGAATTGAGAATAGTATATTGGttattgaattaattttgataagctAGGTTTGACCTTGTAAATTGTAAAAAGATCATAGATTGATTATTAAACTGATTTCGtgaaatttaatttgtaaaCTAATGCagtaattttaaaagtataaagacAATTTTGTAATAATTGAAAATTATATAGAGCTAAATTTTGGgtattggaaaataaaaat harbors:
- the LOC107468976 gene encoding uncharacterized protein LOC107468976 translates to MTVVAPLEIRVFSDLVNKARVVEEYAKTVAASKDTHGGSSSRGRGKYFHPRGQSFKRGGYASQGQGGFRKSNQNQFQYAKGSGNQSGCFNCGLPGHIARDYTRGRNQNAGQSQHQGRVFAMNAKDASKADPLMRGICLIGDKSLVALYDTGASHSFISFAKVEELGLKVSELPFDLHVHTPHQTVMTRSGCRQVGFKLEGRGFVHEMILGFDWLSKNRVLLDCFEWTIRFMLEGENGAVVATGYYLNSISVVRDFPEVFPEDIPEFPPQREIEFSIELVPRAGPVSIAPYRMAMIELAELKTQLEELLNKRFIRPSVSLWERQFYW